A single region of the Kineosporiaceae bacterium SCSIO 59966 genome encodes:
- a CDS encoding CPBP family intramembrane metalloprotease, with the protein MTPPGPPDAWSPRPYHQVLRGPAHRWWRPLLGLGVVLAGLAVILLGTLAVTVVAAAVGAVRLEDPADALDEWWVLLVTNVGLAALIPVSALAVLAGHGWRPGFLSSVEGRLRWRWLLVCAAVSAVVLVGGTAVLWGVGGVPSGRGGEDVVLLLAVVLLTTPLQAAGEEYLFRGWLTQAVGSWLRGPVVSAVVAALVSASLFALAHGAQNAWLFTDRFAFGLLGSYLVWRTGGLEAAIAVHALNNVVVLVPTVLTGGLADALSVTSAPALPVLLDLAVMAVTGVALTLAARRAGVRRLLVPPSPAAGVLAPSRPLG; encoded by the coding sequence GTGACGCCACCGGGCCCGCCGGACGCCTGGTCGCCGCGGCCGTACCACCAGGTGCTGCGGGGACCGGCCCACCGCTGGTGGCGCCCGCTGCTCGGCCTCGGCGTCGTCCTGGCAGGGCTGGCCGTCATCCTCCTCGGCACGCTGGCGGTGACGGTGGTCGCCGCTGCCGTCGGCGCCGTCCGGCTCGAGGACCCCGCGGACGCCCTCGACGAGTGGTGGGTGCTGCTCGTCACCAACGTCGGGCTCGCGGCGCTCATCCCCGTCTCCGCCCTCGCCGTGCTGGCCGGTCACGGCTGGCGACCCGGCTTCCTGTCCTCCGTCGAGGGCAGGCTGCGGTGGCGGTGGCTGCTCGTCTGCGCCGCGGTGTCGGCGGTCGTGCTCGTCGGCGGCACGGCGGTGCTGTGGGGTGTCGGGGGCGTGCCCTCGGGGCGGGGCGGCGAGGACGTCGTCCTGCTGCTGGCCGTCGTGCTGCTCACCACGCCGTTGCAGGCCGCGGGGGAGGAGTACCTGTTCCGCGGCTGGCTCACCCAGGCGGTCGGGTCGTGGCTGCGCGGGCCGGTCGTCTCGGCGGTGGTCGCGGCCCTCGTCAGCGCCTCGCTGTTCGCCCTGGCGCACGGCGCCCAGAACGCCTGGCTGTTCACCGACCGGTTCGCCTTCGGCCTGCTGGGCTCCTACCTCGTGTGGCGCACCGGTGGGCTCGAGGCGGCGATCGCCGTGCACGCCCTCAACAACGTCGTCGTGCTGGTGCCGACGGTCCTCACCGGCGGGCTCGCGGACGCCCTGTCGGTGACGTCGGCGCCCGCGCTGCCGGTTCTCCTCGACCTCGCCGTGATGGCCGTCACCGGGGTGGCGCTGACGCTGGCGGCCCGGCGGGCCGGGGTGCGACGGCTGCTCGTGCCGCCGTCACCTGCAGCGGGCGTTTTGGCCCCCTCCCGACCCCTCGGGTAG
- a CDS encoding IclR family transcriptional regulator produces the protein MDKSSGVGVLDKAAVVLSALEAGPSTLAQLVAATGLARPTAHRLAVALEHHRLVARDLQGRFVLGPRLSELAAAAGEDRLLAAAGPVLTALRDHTGESAQLFRRQGDVRLCVAAAERPSGLRDSIPVGSTLTMQAGSAAQVLLAWEEPDRLHRGLRDARFTATVLSGVRRRGWAQSVGEREPGVASVSAPVRGPSGRVVAAVSISGPIQRLTRQPGRQHAAAVVSAANRLTEVLRRSGT, from the coding sequence ATGGACAAGAGTAGCGGAGTCGGCGTCCTGGACAAGGCCGCCGTGGTCCTCTCCGCCTTGGAGGCCGGCCCGTCCACCCTCGCCCAGCTGGTGGCCGCGACCGGCCTGGCCCGGCCGACCGCGCACCGGCTCGCGGTGGCGCTCGAGCACCACCGTCTGGTCGCCCGGGACCTGCAGGGCCGGTTCGTCCTCGGTCCCCGGCTGTCCGAGCTGGCAGCGGCCGCCGGGGAGGACCGGCTGCTCGCGGCCGCCGGCCCGGTGCTGACCGCGCTGCGGGACCACACCGGTGAGAGCGCACAGCTGTTCCGCCGCCAGGGCGACGTCCGGCTGTGTGTGGCCGCGGCGGAGCGCCCCTCGGGTCTACGGGACTCCATCCCGGTCGGCTCGACGCTGACCATGCAGGCCGGCTCCGCCGCTCAGGTGCTGCTGGCCTGGGAGGAGCCGGACCGGCTCCACCGCGGCCTGCGCGACGCCCGGTTCACCGCGACGGTGCTGTCCGGCGTCCGCCGTCGCGGCTGGGCGCAGAGCGTCGGCGAGCGCGAGCCGGGGGTCGCGTCGGTGTCCGCGCCGGTCCGCGGTCCGTCCGGCCGGGTCGTGGCCGCCGTGTCGATCTCGGGGCCGATCCAGCGGCTCACCCGCCAGCCGGGCCGCCAGCACGCCGCGGCCGTGGTCTCGGCGGCCAACCGGCTCACCGAGGTGCTGCGCCGCTCCGGCACCTGA
- the leuC gene encoding 3-isopropylmalate dehydratase large subunit has product MGRTLAEKVWDAHVVRRGEPGEPDLLYIDLHLVHEVTSPQAFDGLRLAGRQVRRPDLTIATEDHNVPTQAIDLPIADATSRTQVETLRRNCAEFGVRLHPLGDAEQGIVHVVGPQLGLTQPGMTVVCGDSHTSTHGAFGALAFGIGTSEVEHVLATQTLPLVPFRTMAVTIEGELADGVTAKDVILAVIARIGTGGGQGYVLEYRGEAIRRLSMEARMTICNMSIEAGARAGMIAPDETTFEYLRGRPHAPQGEQWDEAVRTWRTLRTDPDAVFDAEVVLHADEIAPFVTWGTNPGQGLPLSASVPAPEDFTDPDQRAAAERALEYMGLRPGTPLREVAVDTVFIGSCTNGRIEDLRAAADVVRGRRKADGVRVLVVPGSARVRLQAEAEGLDAVFTDFGAEWRHAGCSMCLGMNPDQLQPGERAASTSNRNFEGRQGKGGRTHLVSPLVAAATAVRGTLSSPADLAPLRETVDA; this is encoded by the coding sequence ATGGGTCGCACGCTGGCCGAGAAGGTGTGGGACGCGCACGTCGTCCGCCGCGGGGAGCCGGGCGAACCCGACCTGCTGTACATCGACCTCCACCTCGTCCACGAGGTGACGAGCCCGCAGGCGTTCGACGGGCTGCGCCTGGCCGGTCGTCAGGTCCGCCGGCCCGACCTCACCATCGCCACCGAGGACCACAACGTCCCGACCCAGGCCATCGACCTGCCGATCGCCGACGCGACGAGCCGGACCCAGGTCGAGACGCTGCGCCGCAACTGCGCGGAGTTCGGCGTCCGGCTCCACCCGCTCGGCGACGCCGAGCAGGGCATCGTGCACGTCGTCGGTCCCCAGCTCGGACTCACCCAGCCCGGGATGACGGTGGTCTGCGGTGACTCGCACACCTCGACCCACGGCGCGTTCGGTGCGCTGGCGTTCGGGATCGGGACCTCGGAGGTCGAGCACGTCCTGGCGACCCAGACGCTGCCGCTCGTGCCGTTCCGCACGATGGCCGTCACCATCGAGGGCGAGCTCGCGGACGGCGTCACGGCGAAGGACGTCATCCTCGCCGTCATCGCGCGGATCGGGACCGGCGGCGGCCAGGGCTACGTCCTGGAGTACCGCGGCGAGGCGATCCGCCGCCTGTCGATGGAGGCCCGGATGACGATCTGCAACATGTCCATCGAGGCCGGCGCCCGCGCCGGGATGATCGCCCCTGACGAGACGACGTTCGAGTACCTGCGGGGTCGGCCGCACGCGCCCCAGGGGGAGCAGTGGGACGAGGCGGTCCGGACGTGGCGCACGCTGCGGACCGACCCGGACGCGGTCTTCGACGCCGAGGTCGTCCTGCACGCCGACGAGATCGCCCCGTTCGTCACCTGGGGCACCAACCCGGGTCAGGGACTGCCGCTGTCGGCCTCGGTGCCCGCGCCGGAGGACTTCACCGACCCCGACCAGCGGGCGGCCGCCGAGCGCGCCCTGGAGTACATGGGCCTGCGGCCGGGGACGCCGCTGCGCGAGGTGGCCGTCGACACGGTCTTCATCGGCTCGTGCACCAACGGCCGGATCGAGGACCTGCGCGCGGCCGCGGACGTCGTCCGCGGCCGTCGCAAGGCCGACGGCGTCCGGGTGCTCGTGGTCCCTGGGTCGGCGCGGGTGCGCCTGCAGGCGGAGGCCGAGGGCCTCGACGCCGTGTTCACCGACTTCGGCGCGGAGTGGCGGCACGCCGGCTGCTCGATGTGCCTGGGGATGAACCCCGACCAGCTCCAACCGGGGGAGCGAGCCGCCTCGACGTCCAACCGCAACTTCGAGGGCCGGCAGGGCAAGGGCGGTCGGACCCACCTCGTCAGCCCGCTCGTCGCCGCCGCCACCGCCGTCCGGGGCACGTTGAGCTCGCCCGCCGACCTGGCCCCGCTGCGCGAGACCGTCGACGCCTGA
- the leuD gene encoding 3-isopropylmalate dehydratase small subunit: protein MEPITTHTGVGIPLRRSNVDTDQIIPAVYLKRVTRTGFEDGLFAAWRSDPEFVLNHPAYRGGSVLVAGPDFGTGSSREHAVWALKDYGVRAVLSSRFADIFRGNAGKQGLVAGRLAQSDIELIWKVLENHPGTGVTVDLRERLVRCEDVVAPMHVDDYTRWRLMEGLDDIALTLRHADDVEAFERSRPAWLPTTLPAR from the coding sequence ATGGAACCGATCACCACCCACACCGGCGTCGGGATCCCGCTGCGCCGCAGCAACGTCGACACCGACCAGATCATCCCGGCCGTCTACCTCAAGCGGGTGACCCGTACCGGCTTCGAGGACGGGCTGTTCGCCGCGTGGCGGTCCGACCCGGAGTTCGTCCTCAACCACCCCGCCTACCGCGGCGGCTCCGTCCTCGTCGCCGGTCCGGACTTCGGTACCGGCTCGTCCCGGGAGCACGCGGTGTGGGCACTCAAGGACTACGGCGTCCGGGCCGTGCTGTCCTCACGGTTCGCCGACATCTTCCGCGGCAACGCGGGTAAGCAGGGACTGGTGGCCGGTCGGTTGGCGCAGTCCGACATCGAGCTGATCTGGAAGGTGCTGGAGAACCACCCTGGCACCGGGGTCACCGTCGACCTGCGGGAGCGCCTCGTGCGCTGCGAGGACGTCGTCGCGCCGATGCACGTCGACGACTACACCCGCTGGCGGCTGATGGAGGGCCTCGACGACATCGCGCTGACGTTGCGGCACGCCGACGACGTCGAGGCGTTCGAGCGGTCCCGGCCGGCCTGGCTGCCGACGACACTGCCGGCTCGCTGA
- a CDS encoding HU family DNA-binding protein has product MWWRRSPRRRSVPLEPGARPAAFIGGEAVNKGQLVEALEARLGSRKAAAEAVDAVIDTIVRNVAKGERVAISGFGTFERAARAARTGRNPRTGETVRIKKTSVPRFKAGSAFKGFVAKPSTLPKQARAAAGTAKAATTRGAATTSATPSSGTAARSTTSRTPATRTAAKKATPASRSTTASKTTPAKKTTATKTTATKATATKKTAAKKTATAARTPAAKKSTPAKKTTAAKKTTAAKKTTAAKKTTAAKKTTAAKKTTARSTARTTTSRS; this is encoded by the coding sequence ATGTGGTGGCGAAGATCACCGCGACGTCGTAGCGTCCCCCTCGAGCCGGGCGCCCGCCCTGCCGCGTTCATCGGAGGGGAAGCAGTGAACAAGGGACAGCTGGTCGAGGCCCTCGAGGCGCGACTGGGCAGCAGGAAGGCCGCGGCCGAGGCCGTGGACGCCGTCATCGACACCATCGTGCGGAACGTCGCGAAGGGCGAGCGGGTCGCGATCAGCGGCTTCGGCACCTTCGAGCGCGCTGCCCGTGCAGCCCGCACCGGTCGCAACCCGCGCACCGGTGAGACCGTGCGGATCAAGAAGACGTCGGTGCCCCGCTTCAAGGCCGGCTCGGCGTTCAAGGGATTCGTCGCCAAGCCGAGCACGCTGCCGAAGCAGGCACGGGCAGCGGCCGGGACGGCGAAGGCCGCGACCACCCGTGGGGCCGCGACGACGTCGGCGACGCCGTCCTCCGGTACGGCGGCGAGGAGCACGACCTCGCGGACCCCGGCGACGAGGACCGCCGCCAAGAAGGCCACCCCCGCGAGCAGGTCGACGACGGCGAGCAAGACGACACCGGCGAAGAAGACCACGGCGACGAAGACCACAGCGACGAAGGCCACAGCGACGAAGAAGACGGCGGCGAAGAAGACCGCGACGGCAGCCAGGACGCCGGCCGCGAAGAAGAGCACGCCGGCGAAGAAGACGACGGCCGCCAAGAAGACGACGGCCGCGAAGAAGACGACGGCTGCCAAGAAGACGACGGCCGCCAAGAAGACGACCGCCGCGAAGAAGACGACGGCGCGCTCCACTGCGCGGACGACGACCAGCCGGTCCTGA
- the murA gene encoding UDP-N-acetylglucosamine 1-carboxyvinyltransferase: MSTVLTVDGGRPLTGSIQVRGAKNFVSKAMVASLLGDTPSRLRNVPAIRDVSVVTGLLQLHGVDVSVGDEDGELLLDPANVEQAHVADIDAHAGASRIPVLFCGPLLHRLGEAHIPDLGGCRIGDRPINYHLDVLRQFGAVVEKRTQGIWISAPRPLRGTRLELPYPSVGATEQVLLTAVRAQGVTELRNAAIEPEIADLIAVLQKMGAVISVGTDRVIRIEGVDRLTGYTHRALPDRIEAASWACAALATGGDVHVIGAQQQPMLTFLNVFRKVGGAFDIDDDGIRFFHPGGQLNSIALETDVHPGFMTDWQQPLVVALTQASGLSIVHETVYENRFGFVEALQRMGATIQVYRECLGSAPCRFSSQDFRHSAVISGPTPLRGADIVVPDLRGGFSHLIAALAAEGTSRVHGIDIIDRGYEHFSAKLTALGADFSYEEAPVLTG, encoded by the coding sequence ATGAGCACCGTCCTGACCGTTGACGGCGGTCGTCCGCTGACCGGCAGCATCCAGGTCCGTGGCGCGAAGAACTTCGTCTCCAAGGCGATGGTCGCCAGCCTGCTCGGGGACACGCCGAGCCGGTTGCGCAACGTGCCGGCGATCCGCGACGTGTCCGTCGTCACGGGTCTGCTCCAGCTGCACGGCGTCGACGTCTCGGTCGGCGACGAGGACGGTGAGCTCCTCCTCGACCCGGCCAACGTCGAGCAGGCCCACGTCGCGGACATCGACGCGCACGCCGGAGCCAGTCGGATCCCGGTGCTGTTCTGCGGACCGCTCCTGCACCGCCTCGGGGAGGCGCACATCCCCGACCTCGGCGGGTGCCGCATCGGTGACCGGCCGATCAACTACCACCTCGACGTCCTGCGGCAGTTCGGGGCCGTCGTCGAGAAGCGCACCCAGGGCATCTGGATCAGCGCACCCCGCCCGCTGCGCGGCACCCGTCTCGAGCTGCCCTACCCCAGCGTCGGGGCGACCGAGCAGGTCCTGCTCACCGCGGTCCGGGCACAGGGAGTCACCGAGCTGCGCAACGCCGCCATCGAGCCCGAGATCGCCGACCTCATCGCCGTGCTGCAGAAGATGGGCGCGGTCATCAGCGTCGGCACCGACCGGGTGATCCGGATCGAAGGCGTGGACCGGCTCACCGGGTACACCCACCGCGCCCTGCCCGACCGGATCGAGGCCGCGTCGTGGGCGTGCGCGGCGCTCGCCACCGGTGGCGACGTGCACGTCATCGGCGCGCAGCAGCAGCCGATGCTCACGTTCCTCAACGTCTTCCGGAAGGTCGGCGGCGCCTTCGACATCGACGACGACGGGATCCGCTTCTTCCACCCCGGCGGCCAGCTCAACTCGATCGCCCTGGAGACCGACGTCCACCCGGGCTTCATGACGGACTGGCAGCAGCCGCTCGTCGTCGCCCTCACCCAGGCCAGCGGGTTGTCGATCGTGCACGAGACCGTGTACGAGAACCGGTTCGGCTTCGTCGAGGCGCTGCAGCGGATGGGCGCCACCATCCAGGTCTACCGCGAGTGCCTCGGGTCGGCACCCTGCCGCTTCAGCAGCCAGGACTTCCGGCACTCCGCGGTCATCTCCGGCCCGACGCCGCTGCGGGGCGCCGACATCGTCGTCCCGGACCTGCGCGGCGGGTTCAGCCACCTCATCGCCGCACTCGCCGCCGAGGGAACCTCCCGGGTGCACGGCATCGACATCATCGACCGTGGCTACGAGCACTTCTCGGCCAAGCTCACCGCGCTCGGCGCGGACTTCAGCTACGAGGAGGCGCCGGTCCTCACGGGCTGA
- the cofC gene encoding 2-phospho-L-lactate guanylyltransferase: protein MRTPSSRWRVVLPVKGGRTAKSRLAGDAAARRQLAEAVALDTLAAVLGCPAVDDVVVVTGDARAAAAVTAAGARVVDESVPGAGLDAAVQDGLAVLPDAPLAVLLADVPALRPGDLSTALDGAAGLLAAGAPAVVVPDAEGTGTVLLAAPGPRGLRTAFGPGSAAAHEALGAVRFEPDLPRLRRDVDTPADLEQALTLGVGPRTAQLSVGRQPA from the coding sequence GTGCGCACCCCGTCGAGCCGCTGGCGCGTCGTGCTGCCGGTCAAGGGCGGCCGGACGGCGAAGTCGCGGCTCGCCGGGGACGCCGCGGCACGGCGGCAGCTGGCGGAGGCGGTCGCCCTGGACACTCTGGCAGCGGTCCTGGGGTGTCCTGCCGTGGACGACGTCGTCGTCGTGACCGGCGACGCCCGGGCGGCGGCCGCGGTCACCGCAGCCGGGGCACGCGTGGTCGACGAGTCCGTCCCGGGGGCGGGTCTGGACGCCGCGGTGCAGGACGGTCTGGCCGTCCTGCCGGACGCACCGCTCGCCGTCCTGCTCGCCGACGTGCCCGCGCTGCGTCCCGGGGACCTGTCCACCGCCCTGGACGGTGCCGCAGGGCTGCTCGCCGCCGGTGCGCCGGCCGTCGTCGTCCCGGACGCCGAGGGGACCGGCACGGTGCTCCTGGCGGCGCCAGGGCCGCGGGGCCTGCGGACGGCGTTCGGTCCGGGCTCGGCCGCAGCGCACGAGGCGCTCGGCGCCGTCCGGTTCGAACCGGACCTGCCCCGCCTGCGCCGCGACGTGGACACCCCCGCCGACCTCGAGCAGGCGCTGACCCTGGGGGTGGGACCGCGCACCGCTCAGCTGTCCGTGGGCCGGCAGCCCGCCTGA
- a CDS encoding 1-acyl-sn-glycerol-3-phosphate acyltransferase has translation MPRRAAGGGYLVAVAIVRPLLTALTRRDWRGAQHLPADGGFVVVSNHLSHVDPFTLAHFLWDNGHPVRFLTKESVFRIPVVGSILRSARQIPVYRESADAARALSAAVDAVRAGECVGIYPDATLTRDPDLWPMVGKTGAARVALTTGCPVVPVAQWGPQEILPPYGRRPRLWPRRTVHVWAGPPVDLSQWQGRPLDQRTLREATDAITAAIVGLLEEMRGEQAPPRRWDPRQHPAPRTGNPRRRRR, from the coding sequence GTGCCCAGGCGCGCAGCAGGTGGCGGGTACCTGGTCGCCGTCGCGATCGTCCGGCCGCTGCTGACGGCCCTCACCCGCCGGGACTGGCGGGGTGCGCAGCACCTGCCGGCCGACGGCGGCTTCGTCGTCGTGTCGAACCACCTCTCGCACGTCGATCCGTTCACCCTCGCGCACTTCCTGTGGGACAACGGCCACCCGGTGCGCTTCCTGACCAAGGAGTCGGTGTTCCGCATCCCGGTGGTCGGCTCCATCCTCCGCAGCGCCCGCCAGATCCCCGTCTACCGGGAGAGCGCGGACGCCGCCCGGGCGCTGTCGGCCGCCGTGGACGCCGTCCGGGCCGGGGAGTGCGTGGGGATCTACCCCGACGCGACGCTGACCCGTGACCCGGACCTGTGGCCGATGGTCGGCAAGACCGGGGCCGCCCGGGTCGCCCTGACCACCGGCTGCCCGGTGGTCCCGGTCGCCCAGTGGGGACCCCAGGAGATCCTGCCCCCGTACGGGCGCCGGCCGCGGCTGTGGCCCCGTCGCACGGTCCACGTCTGGGCCGGTCCGCCGGTCGACCTCAGCCAGTGGCAGGGGCGCCCCCTGGACCAGAGGACGCTGCGGGAGGCGACGGACGCGATCACCGCGGCGATCGTCGGGCTGCTCGAGGAGATGCGCGGCGAGCAGGCCCCGCCCCGCCGCTGGGACCCCCGCCAGCACCCGGCGCCGCGCACCGGCAACCCGAGGAGGCGCCGGCGATGA
- a CDS encoding NAD(P)-dependent glycerol-3-phosphate dehydrogenase: protein MTTRAAVLGTGSWGTTFAMVLADAGCQVRMWGRRPEVCQDITRRHRNGDYLPGVELPATISAGTDPAQALADADIVVLAVPSQSLREHLGAWKDLIAEDALVVSLMKGVELGTHLRMSEVVHEVAAVPAERVVVVSGPNLAAEIAAHQPTATVVACTDHAAADRVAQACSAPYFRPYTQTDVVGVELGGAVKNVIALAVGIAEGLGYGDNTKASIITRGLAETARLGAALGADPATFAGLAGLGDLVATCASPLSRNRTVGVNLGRGRSVEEVLAGTRQTAEGVNSCRSVLDLARSAGVEVPIVELVVRVLHSGMPVHDMAGALLSRARKHELD from the coding sequence ATGACGACCCGCGCGGCGGTCCTGGGCACCGGCAGCTGGGGGACGACGTTCGCGATGGTCCTCGCCGACGCCGGCTGCCAGGTCCGGATGTGGGGACGGCGTCCCGAGGTCTGCCAGGACATCACCCGGCGCCACCGCAACGGTGACTACCTGCCCGGCGTCGAGCTGCCCGCGACGATCAGCGCCGGCACCGACCCCGCGCAGGCCCTCGCGGACGCCGACATCGTCGTCCTCGCCGTACCGTCGCAGTCCCTGCGGGAGCACCTCGGCGCGTGGAAGGACCTCATCGCCGAGGACGCGCTCGTCGTCAGCCTCATGAAGGGCGTCGAGCTCGGCACCCACCTGAGGATGAGCGAGGTCGTCCACGAGGTCGCCGCCGTCCCCGCCGAGCGCGTCGTCGTCGTCTCCGGGCCCAACCTGGCCGCTGAGATCGCCGCCCACCAGCCGACCGCGACGGTCGTCGCCTGCACCGACCACGCCGCGGCCGACCGGGTGGCACAGGCGTGCTCGGCGCCGTACTTCCGCCCCTACACCCAGACCGACGTCGTCGGGGTGGAGCTGGGCGGGGCGGTGAAGAACGTCATCGCGCTGGCCGTCGGGATCGCCGAGGGGCTCGGGTACGGGGACAACACCAAGGCGTCGATCATCACCCGCGGACTGGCCGAGACCGCCCGGCTCGGTGCCGCGCTCGGCGCCGACCCGGCCACGTTCGCCGGCCTGGCCGGCCTGGGGGACCTCGTCGCGACGTGTGCGTCACCGCTGTCCCGCAACCGGACGGTCGGGGTGAACCTCGGTCGCGGGCGGTCCGTCGAGGAGGTCCTGGCCGGCACCCGGCAGACCGCCGAGGGTGTGAACTCCTGCCGGTCCGTCCTCGACCTGGCCCGCTCCGCCGGTGTCGAGGTGCCGATCGTCGAGCTCGTCGTCCGGGTGCTCCACTCCGGGATGCCGGTGCACGACATGGCCGGGGCCCTGCTGTCCCGGGCCCGCAAGCACGAGCTGGACTGA
- a CDS encoding cystathionine gamma-synthase translates to MDPRWSPATRAVVAGRPPRRPDAPLTSPPVLSSTFVASEDPAARGYGRYANPTWEDFESALGTLEGGTAVTFASGMAAVSAVVEVALARRRATGDAAPAGAAREAGPGAAPVVVVPTAAYNTTLALLDELAAADRITVRRVDVTDAEAVTAALDGAALLWLESPTNPMLEVADVAACCAAARRHGATAVVDSTFATPLRQLPLALGADVVVHSATKLLAGHSDVLLGAAVTADPDLAAALRRHRTVHGAVPGPWEVWLALRGLRTVHLRVDRAEASARELAQRLRGHRAVERVRYPGWGTMVSVEVRGGAQAADRVVAGVALWVPATSLGGVESTLERRRRHAAEPPVVPESLVRLSVGVEDVEDLWADLRAALDDAAG, encoded by the coding sequence GTGGATCCCCGCTGGAGCCCGGCCACCCGGGCCGTCGTCGCCGGTCGCCCACCGCGGCGGCCGGACGCCCCCCTGACCTCCCCGCCGGTGCTGTCCTCGACGTTCGTCGCCTCCGAGGACCCGGCTGCGCGGGGCTACGGCCGGTACGCCAACCCGACCTGGGAGGACTTCGAGTCGGCGCTCGGCACCCTCGAGGGCGGCACCGCGGTGACGTTCGCCTCCGGGATGGCCGCGGTGTCCGCGGTGGTGGAGGTCGCGCTGGCGCGCCGCCGTGCCACCGGCGACGCCGCGCCGGCCGGAGCGGCCAGGGAGGCAGGACCGGGCGCGGCGCCGGTGGTCGTCGTGCCCACTGCCGCGTACAACACCACTTTGGCGCTGCTCGACGAGCTCGCCGCCGCCGACCGCATCACCGTGCGCCGGGTCGACGTCACGGACGCCGAGGCGGTCACCGCGGCCCTGGACGGCGCGGCCCTGCTGTGGCTGGAGTCACCGACGAACCCGATGCTCGAGGTCGCTGACGTGGCAGCCTGCTGTGCCGCGGCGAGGCGACACGGGGCGACCGCGGTCGTCGACAGCACCTTCGCCACCCCGCTGCGGCAGCTGCCCCTCGCCCTCGGCGCAGACGTCGTCGTGCACTCTGCGACGAAGCTGCTCGCCGGTCACTCCGACGTCCTGCTCGGCGCCGCGGTGACGGCCGACCCCGACCTGGCCGCCGCCCTGCGCCGGCACCGGACCGTGCACGGCGCCGTCCCCGGGCCCTGGGAGGTGTGGCTGGCGCTGCGCGGGCTGCGTACGGTCCACCTGAGGGTGGACCGCGCCGAGGCCAGCGCCCGAGAGCTGGCGCAGCGCCTGCGCGGCCACCGGGCCGTGGAGCGGGTCCGGTACCCCGGCTGGGGCACGATGGTCTCGGTCGAGGTCCGTGGCGGCGCGCAGGCCGCCGACCGGGTCGTCGCGGGCGTCGCGCTCTGGGTGCCCGCTACGAGTCTGGGCGGTGTGGAGTCGACGCTGGAGCGCCGCCGTCGGCACGCCGCCGAGCCACCCGTCGTCCCGGAGTCCCTGGTCCGCCTGTCCGTCGGTGTCGAGGACGTCGAGGACCTGTGGGCAGACCTGCGAGCGGCTCTCGACGACGCCGCCGGCTGA